In Microbacterium sp. AB, a single genomic region encodes these proteins:
- a CDS encoding ABC transporter ATP-binding protein, whose protein sequence is MSRVDTRPSAVVAEGWGWRYGTRKAWAARRISLRIEPGERVLLLGASGAGKSTVLHALAGVLGGADEGEQAGRLLVDGADPASARGRAGLVQQDPDAQAVLARVGDDVAFGCENLGVAREETWARVREALDLVGLDVPLDRSTSALSGGQKQRLALAGALAMRPGLLLLDEPTANLDPDGVAEVRDAVGRVVDRTGATLVVVEHRVDVWLPLVDRVVVLGTPSGGGEGVIADGSPSDVLVDRGAALAAGGVWVPGIPPRRPGPPAAAPGEVLLSARDLRVARARGVAVAGPMDLEARPGEVLGITGANGAGKSTLARTLAGLLAPFGGDVLASPRLAEGVGAAPVRWSSRQLLTRIGTVLQSPDHQLLARTVRGELEVGTRALRLPEAEIRRRTDELLGSLRLARLADANPHTLSGGEKRRLTVAAMLATRPRVCVLDEPTFGQDATTWAELVAIVARLRDGEDGEPAAVVAVTHDAEVLAALHAREHRVVPAGVRS, encoded by the coding sequence GTGTCGCGCGTCGATACGCGTCCTTCCGCCGTCGTCGCGGAGGGGTGGGGTTGGCGATACGGCACGCGGAAGGCGTGGGCTGCGCGCCGCATCTCGCTGCGCATCGAGCCGGGGGAGCGCGTGCTCCTCCTCGGAGCGAGCGGGGCGGGCAAGTCGACGGTCCTCCACGCGCTCGCGGGCGTGCTCGGCGGGGCCGACGAGGGGGAGCAGGCCGGCCGGCTGCTCGTGGACGGCGCCGATCCGGCATCCGCCCGCGGGCGCGCCGGCCTCGTCCAGCAGGATCCCGATGCGCAGGCGGTGCTCGCCCGGGTCGGCGACGACGTCGCCTTCGGCTGCGAGAACCTCGGCGTCGCGCGCGAGGAGACCTGGGCGCGGGTTCGCGAGGCGCTCGATCTCGTCGGGCTCGACGTCCCGCTCGACCGTTCCACCTCGGCGCTGTCGGGCGGTCAGAAGCAGCGGCTCGCGCTCGCGGGCGCCCTCGCGATGCGGCCGGGCCTGCTCCTGCTCGACGAGCCGACGGCGAATCTCGACCCCGACGGGGTCGCCGAGGTGCGCGACGCCGTGGGCCGCGTGGTCGACCGCACCGGCGCGACGCTGGTCGTCGTCGAGCACCGCGTGGACGTGTGGCTCCCGCTCGTCGACCGCGTCGTCGTCCTCGGCACCCCGTCCGGCGGGGGAGAGGGCGTGATCGCCGACGGGAGCCCGTCGGACGTGCTGGTCGACCGTGGCGCCGCGCTCGCCGCGGGGGGAGTGTGGGTGCCGGGCATCCCGCCGCGGCGCCCGGGGCCGCCCGCCGCGGCTCCGGGCGAGGTGCTGTTGAGCGCGCGCGACCTCCGCGTCGCACGTGCGCGCGGCGTCGCCGTCGCGGGCCCCATGGACCTCGAGGCGCGGCCGGGCGAGGTGCTCGGCATCACGGGCGCCAACGGAGCGGGCAAGTCCACGCTCGCGCGAACGCTGGCGGGCCTTCTCGCGCCCTTCGGCGGGGACGTCCTCGCTTCGCCCCGGCTCGCGGAGGGGGTGGGAGCCGCGCCCGTCCGCTGGTCGTCGCGTCAGCTGCTGACCCGGATCGGCACCGTCCTGCAGTCGCCCGACCATCAGCTCCTGGCGCGCACCGTCCGGGGTGAGCTCGAGGTCGGGACGCGGGCGTTGCGGCTGCCGGAGGCGGAGATCCGGAGACGGACCGACGAGCTGCTCGGATCGCTGCGCCTCGCCCGTCTCGCCGACGCGAACCCGCACACGCTCTCGGGCGGCGAGAAGCGTCGTCTGACGGTCGCGGCGATGCTCGCGACGCGGCCGCGCGTGTGCGTCCTGGACGAGCCGACCTTCGGGCAGGACGCCACCACCTGGGCGGAGCTCGTCGCGATCGTCGCGCGCCTGCGGGACGGCGAGGACGGCGAGCCGGCCGCCGTGGTCGCCGTCACGCACGATGCGGAGGTGCTCGCGGCGCTGCACGCCCGTGAGCACCGCGTCGTCCCCGCGGGCGTCCGCTCGTGA
- a CDS encoding GrpB family protein yields MPARDRPLPNPAELHAHDPAWAERADAQLAIVRRAVEGLDGASEARFDHIGSTSVPGLAAKPFVDLQVRILPLPSEEDLAARLGAIGYVRAQGSRPDSPGVHRDIPRGDETVPDEVWTKRLFVIEDGSVILHIRRSDSPWGRYAVWFRDWLRAHPDARDRYESVKRRLSAENRGKADYDDYTRAKTAFFDEVQDAFSSWARARDTTRRASPPSGAPVA; encoded by the coding sequence ATGCCTGCCCGAGATCGTCCGCTCCCGAACCCCGCAGAGCTCCATGCGCACGACCCGGCGTGGGCCGAGCGCGCGGACGCGCAGCTCGCGATCGTCCGGCGCGCCGTCGAAGGGCTCGACGGAGCCTCGGAAGCCCGTTTCGACCACATCGGATCGACCTCCGTCCCGGGGCTCGCGGCGAAGCCGTTCGTCGATCTGCAGGTGCGCATCCTCCCCCTGCCGTCGGAGGAGGACCTCGCTGCGCGTCTCGGCGCGATCGGCTACGTGAGGGCACAGGGCTCCCGGCCCGACTCACCGGGCGTGCACCGTGACATCCCGCGAGGTGATGAGACGGTGCCGGACGAGGTCTGGACGAAGCGTCTCTTCGTCATCGAGGACGGATCGGTCATCCTGCACATCCGGCGTTCCGACTCACCCTGGGGGCGGTACGCGGTGTGGTTCCGCGACTGGCTGCGCGCGCATCCGGACGCCCGCGACCGCTACGAGAGCGTGAAGCGCCGTCTGTCCGCCGAGAACCGGGGCAAGGCGGACTACGACGACTACACGCGTGCGAAGACGGCGTTCTTCGACGAGGTTCAGGACGCCTTCAGCTCATGGGCGCGTGCCCGCGATACGACGCGCCGCGCGTCTCCTCCCTCCGGCGCGCCGGTAGCGTGA
- a CDS encoding coiled-coil domain-containing protein gives MTEAQTWVFLGTFATFAFAAIGLVSANFTRVLRAEIGGVHARIDSVHSEIGSVRSEIGSVRGEIGSVRGEIGGVRKEIDGVRKEIDGLRSEMNARFDVVNMRIDHLDGDVSALTRRVMGEHD, from the coding sequence GGCACAGACCTGGGTGTTCCTCGGCACGTTCGCGACGTTCGCATTCGCGGCGATCGGTCTCGTCTCGGCGAACTTCACACGCGTCCTGCGTGCCGAGATCGGAGGTGTGCATGCCCGAATCGACAGCGTCCACTCGGAGATCGGCAGCGTAAGGTCCGAGATCGGAAGTGTCCGCGGCGAGATCGGAAGCGTCCGCGGCGAAATCGGCGGGGTCCGTAAAGAGATCGACGGCGTGCGCAAGGAGATCGACGGGCTGCGCTCGGAGATGAACGCACGCTTCGACGTCGTCAACATGAGGATCGACCACCTCGACGGCGACGTCTCGGCCCTCACCCGTCGTGTCATGGGCGAGCACGATTGA
- a CDS encoding bifunctional proline dehydrogenase/L-glutamate gamma-semialdehyde dehydrogenase, translating into MTFAPSPSSQDHAPGIDTALAEEAIAQVRNWLAAARDEKVDSSARNLAGVLRDPNGLAFTVGFVDGVVRPEDERVAARNLAGLVPLIPGFLPAPLRGLIRLGGALAPVLPRIVVPASRTVLRRMVRHLIVDARDERLGRTLSRIRGEGIRLNVNLLGEAILGRSEAEKRLAGTRRLLERPDVDYVSIKVSSTVAPHSPWAFDDAVAHAVDALAPLYALAKRSGTFINLDMEEYKDLDLTLAVFTTLLERPDLHDVEAGIVLQAYLPDALGAMIRLQEWAADRVARGGAPIKARVVKGANLPMEQVDAETHGWPLATWQSKQHSDASYKAVLDYALHPARVRNVRLGVAGHNLFDIALARLLATRRGIADGAGVEFEMLLGMATAQAAVVRRDVGSLLLYTPVVHPDEFDVAIAYLIRRLEEGASPENFMSAVFDLDADPALFAREEERFRASIDLMPAEAPRPNRVQDRRAPQPEGPRDGFRNAPDSDPSIAGNREWAAGIRDRMAGSRRGEATRDAHTLRSADEVDAAIDGAVAAGEGWRGLGATGRAEILHRVGDALEARRAELLEVMGSECGKVVEQGDPEVSEAIDFAHYYASGAALLDEVDGAEFAPVRLTVVTPPWNFPVAIPAGSTLAALAAGSPVILKPAPQAARCGAVIAEALWEAGVPRDVLRLVNVEEKDLGRRLVSHEGVERVILTGAYETAELFRSFRPDLPLLAETSGKNAVIVTPSADLDLAAKDVASSAFGHAGQKCSAASLVVLVGSVARSERFRRQLVDAVGGHEVGMPWQASSRIGPLIGPAEGKLKRALTELEPGQRWVVEPRRLDEAGALWSPGIREGVKPGSAFHLTEYFGPVLGIMTAETLDEAIDIVRAVDYGLTSGLHALDEDEIARWLERIDVGNAYVNRGTTGAIVQRQPFGGWKRSAVGAGTKAGGPSYLFGLGTWTDAPVRAGAAADALSRGAVEALGGADGKDGSAWLASALGTDVAAFAAEFGVARDVQGLRLEQNVLRYAPVPVTIRFDGRPVVELVRVAAAGLRVGAPLVVSSAASLPDGVAGWLRGAGADTVVEDATAWASRAASLARTGGRIRLVGGSVAEVVAATDGAPHVAVYDGPVTSAGRVETLPFLHEQAVSITAHRFGNERRYVVPGLAGA; encoded by the coding sequence ATGACCTTTGCGCCATCGCCCTCCTCCCAGGACCACGCACCCGGCATCGACACCGCGCTCGCAGAGGAGGCGATCGCCCAGGTACGCAACTGGCTCGCCGCCGCACGGGACGAGAAGGTCGACTCGTCCGCGAGAAACCTCGCGGGCGTCCTTCGCGACCCGAACGGGCTCGCTTTCACCGTGGGATTCGTCGACGGCGTCGTGCGCCCCGAGGACGAGCGCGTCGCCGCGCGCAACCTCGCCGGGCTCGTCCCGCTCATCCCCGGTTTCCTTCCCGCGCCCCTTCGCGGCCTGATCCGTCTCGGAGGGGCTCTCGCGCCCGTGCTGCCGCGGATCGTCGTCCCCGCAAGCCGCACGGTGCTGCGGCGGATGGTCCGGCACCTCATCGTCGATGCGCGCGATGAGAGGCTCGGCCGGACGCTCTCGCGGATCCGCGGCGAGGGGATCCGCCTCAACGTCAACCTCTTGGGAGAGGCGATCCTCGGACGGAGCGAGGCGGAGAAGCGGCTCGCCGGGACACGGCGCCTGCTCGAGCGGCCGGACGTCGACTACGTCTCGATCAAGGTGTCGTCCACGGTCGCGCCGCACAGCCCGTGGGCGTTCGACGATGCCGTGGCGCACGCCGTCGACGCGCTCGCGCCGCTCTACGCGCTCGCGAAGCGCTCGGGCACCTTCATCAACCTCGACATGGAGGAGTACAAGGACCTCGATCTCACGCTCGCCGTCTTCACGACGCTCCTCGAGCGCCCCGACCTCCACGACGTCGAGGCGGGCATCGTGCTGCAGGCGTACCTGCCCGATGCGCTCGGCGCGATGATCCGTCTGCAGGAGTGGGCCGCCGATCGCGTCGCGCGCGGGGGCGCGCCCATCAAGGCGCGCGTGGTCAAGGGCGCGAACCTCCCCATGGAGCAGGTCGACGCCGAGACGCACGGATGGCCGCTCGCCACGTGGCAGAGCAAGCAGCACTCCGACGCCTCGTACAAGGCGGTCCTCGACTACGCGCTGCACCCCGCGCGGGTGCGCAACGTGCGCCTGGGCGTCGCGGGCCACAACCTCTTCGACATCGCGCTCGCCCGGCTCCTGGCGACGCGTCGCGGCATCGCGGACGGCGCGGGCGTCGAGTTCGAGATGCTGCTCGGGATGGCCACGGCGCAGGCCGCCGTCGTCCGGCGGGACGTGGGCTCGCTGCTGCTCTACACGCCGGTGGTGCACCCCGACGAGTTCGACGTCGCGATCGCGTACCTCATCCGCCGGCTGGAGGAGGGGGCGAGCCCGGAGAACTTCATGTCGGCCGTGTTCGATCTCGACGCCGACCCCGCGCTGTTCGCCCGCGAGGAGGAGCGCTTCCGCGCGTCCATCGACCTCATGCCGGCCGAGGCCCCCCGGCCGAACCGCGTGCAGGACCGTCGCGCCCCGCAGCCCGAGGGGCCGCGCGACGGCTTCCGCAACGCCCCCGACAGCGATCCGAGCATCGCGGGCAACCGCGAGTGGGCCGCCGGCATCCGCGATCGGATGGCCGGATCGCGACGGGGCGAGGCGACGCGCGACGCGCACACCCTGCGCTCGGCCGACGAGGTCGACGCCGCCATCGACGGCGCCGTCGCCGCGGGCGAGGGATGGCGCGGGCTCGGCGCCACGGGGCGCGCCGAGATCCTGCACCGTGTCGGCGACGCGCTCGAGGCCCGCCGCGCGGAGCTCCTCGAGGTCATGGGGTCGGAGTGCGGCAAGGTCGTCGAGCAGGGCGATCCCGAGGTCTCCGAGGCGATCGACTTCGCGCACTACTACGCGTCCGGCGCCGCGCTGCTCGACGAGGTCGACGGCGCGGAGTTCGCGCCCGTCCGGCTCACGGTCGTGACGCCGCCGTGGAACTTCCCGGTCGCCATCCCGGCCGGCTCGACGCTCGCCGCGCTCGCCGCCGGCTCCCCCGTGATCCTCAAGCCCGCGCCGCAGGCCGCGCGCTGCGGCGCCGTGATCGCCGAGGCGCTGTGGGAGGCGGGCGTGCCGCGCGACGTGCTGCGCCTCGTGAACGTCGAGGAGAAGGACCTCGGGCGGCGACTCGTGTCGCACGAGGGCGTCGAGCGCGTCATCCTCACGGGCGCCTACGAGACGGCGGAGCTGTTCCGCTCCTTCCGCCCCGATCTGCCGCTGCTCGCCGAGACGAGCGGCAAGAACGCCGTCATCGTGACGCCGTCGGCCGACCTCGACCTCGCCGCGAAGGACGTCGCCTCCTCCGCCTTCGGCCACGCGGGGCAGAAGTGCTCCGCCGCGTCGCTCGTCGTTCTCGTCGGATCGGTGGCGAGGAGCGAGCGGTTCCGGCGGCAGCTCGTCGACGCCGTGGGAGGCCACGAGGTGGGGATGCCCTGGCAGGCGTCCTCGCGCATCGGACCGCTCATCGGCCCCGCCGAGGGCAAGCTGAAGCGCGCGCTCACCGAGCTGGAGCCCGGGCAGCGCTGGGTGGTCGAGCCGAGGCGTCTCGACGAGGCCGGCGCGCTGTGGAGCCCCGGGATCCGCGAGGGCGTGAAGCCGGGGAGCGCCTTCCACCTCACGGAGTACTTCGGCCCCGTCCTGGGCATCATGACGGCCGAGACGCTCGACGAGGCGATCGACATCGTGCGCGCCGTCGACTACGGCCTCACGTCGGGGCTGCACGCGCTCGACGAGGACGAGATCGCACGCTGGCTCGAGCGCATCGACGTCGGCAACGCCTACGTCAACCGCGGGACGACGGGTGCGATCGTCCAGCGCCAGCCCTTCGGCGGATGGAAGAGGTCGGCCGTGGGAGCGGGGACGAAGGCGGGCGGCCCGAGCTACCTCTTCGGGCTCGGCACGTGGACGGATGCGCCGGTGCGCGCCGGTGCCGCGGCGGATGCGCTCTCCCGGGGAGCCGTGGAGGCGCTCGGCGGAGCGGACGGGAAGGACGGATCGGCGTGGCTCGCGTCCGCGCTCGGCACGGACGTCGCGGCCTTCGCGGCCGAGTTCGGCGTCGCGCGCGATGTCCAGGGCCTCCGGCTCGAGCAGAACGTGCTGCGCTACGCGCCGGTTCCCGTGACCATCCGCTTCGACGGCCGGCCGGTCGTGGAGCTCGTCCGGGTCGCGGCCGCGGGCCTGCGCGTCGGGGCGCCGCTCGTGGTGAGCTCGGCCGCCTCGCTGCCGGACGGCGTCGCGGGATGGCTGCGCGGCGCCGGGGCCGACACCGTCGTGGAGGACGCGACGGCCTGGGCGTCCCGAGCCGCGTCCCTCGCCCGGACGGGCGGGCGCATCCGTCTCGTCGGCGGCTCCGTCGCGGAGGTCGTCGCCGCCACGGACGGCGCTCCGCACGTCGCCGTCTACGACGGACCCGTGACCTCCGCGGGCCGGGTGGAGACGCTGCCGTTCCTGCACGAGCAGGCCGTCTCGATCACGGCGCACCGCTTCGGCAACGAGCGGCGCTACGTCGTCCCGGGGCTCGCCGGGGCCTGA
- a CDS encoding aminotransferase class IV: MGDFGVFFGRADQLLDTAFEGEPELRVVEPRDASVSVFDLGLLRGDGVFEATTVVDDVPLAWHLHLRRLAQSAAALDLPAPNLRVLDAFVREAIRRMGPTPHAHVKLVITRGVDASLSAVSLPVVPTVFALVDPGFGRRAPEIEIVTLERELFRDSAERAPWLLLGAKTLSYATNMAARREYERRGAQNAVFVTRDGYVLEGPQSSVVIREGNRVATPHPRIGILHGTTQVELFAWAALNGLEISYEDIPTERLFAADAVWTMGASFVQSVTAVDGRAVAHDLAATDAINGFMQSQRAAIDAWTSSHLPG, encoded by the coding sequence ATGGGCGATTTCGGGGTGTTCTTCGGGCGAGCCGATCAGCTGCTCGACACGGCGTTCGAGGGGGAGCCGGAGCTGCGCGTCGTCGAGCCTCGCGACGCATCCGTCTCGGTGTTCGACCTCGGCCTGCTCCGCGGCGACGGCGTCTTCGAGGCCACGACCGTCGTCGACGACGTGCCTCTCGCCTGGCACCTGCATCTGCGCCGTCTCGCCCAGTCGGCTGCGGCGCTGGATCTCCCGGCGCCGAACCTCCGGGTGCTCGACGCCTTCGTCCGAGAGGCGATCCGACGGATGGGCCCGACCCCTCATGCGCACGTCAAGCTCGTCATCACTCGCGGTGTGGACGCCTCGCTGTCCGCCGTGTCGCTGCCGGTCGTGCCGACGGTGTTCGCCCTCGTCGATCCGGGATTCGGCAGGCGCGCCCCGGAGATCGAGATCGTGACCCTCGAGCGCGAGCTCTTCCGCGACTCCGCGGAACGGGCGCCGTGGCTGCTGCTCGGCGCGAAGACGCTCTCGTACGCGACGAACATGGCGGCGCGCCGGGAGTATGAGCGCCGGGGAGCGCAGAACGCCGTGTTCGTGACGCGCGACGGGTACGTGCTCGAAGGGCCGCAGTCGTCGGTCGTCATCCGCGAGGGGAACCGTGTGGCGACCCCGCATCCGCGCATCGGCATCCTGCACGGCACGACGCAGGTCGAGCTCTTCGCCTGGGCGGCCCTGAACGGACTCGAGATTTCCTACGAGGACATCCCGACCGAGCGGCTCTTCGCCGCGGACGCGGTCTGGACGATGGGCGCCTCGTTCGTCCAGTCCGTCACGGCCGTCGACGGACGGGCCGTCGCTCACGACCTCGCGGCGACGGACGCGATCAACGGCTTCATGCAGAGTCAGCGCGCCGCGATCGACGCGTGGACGAGCTCGCACCTACCGGGCTGA
- a CDS encoding LysR substrate-binding domain-containing protein — MIAPWNGRGLLLLHELRLRGTIAAVASVLSYSSSTVSHQLAQLEREVGVKLLVPEGRGLRLTPEGEAVAQHAARLLAAQEQLRGELDALAPDAAPLRIAVLQTASRTLVPRVLDALREALPALRVEIVVTPPEHGLFEVETGRFDIAMAEQYPGHTRPHREGLDRDLLGRDPIRLAAPPDSGVVSLADARGLAWIMEPEGTAARAWAVQQCRAAGFEPDIRHEATDLSAHVRLVAAGHAVSLLPGLALAGDDASARLVDLPGSPHREIFTATRVSARAAPGVRAAREALSVAFATVADAG; from the coding sequence ATGATCGCTCCCTGGAACGGCAGAGGCCTCCTGCTCCTGCACGAGCTGCGCCTGCGCGGCACGATCGCGGCCGTCGCGTCGGTGCTGAGCTACAGCTCGTCCACGGTGTCGCACCAGCTTGCGCAGCTGGAGCGCGAAGTCGGCGTCAAGCTGCTGGTGCCCGAGGGACGCGGGCTCCGGCTGACGCCCGAGGGCGAGGCGGTCGCGCAGCACGCCGCCCGGCTGCTGGCCGCGCAGGAGCAGCTGCGGGGCGAGCTCGACGCCCTCGCACCCGATGCGGCACCGCTGCGCATCGCCGTGCTGCAGACCGCCTCCCGCACCCTCGTCCCCCGGGTGCTCGACGCTCTGAGGGAGGCTCTTCCGGCCCTGCGGGTCGAGATCGTCGTGACACCGCCGGAGCACGGCCTGTTCGAGGTGGAGACCGGCCGCTTCGACATCGCGATGGCCGAGCAGTACCCGGGTCACACGCGCCCGCACCGGGAGGGCCTCGACCGCGATCTGCTCGGGCGGGACCCCATCCGCCTCGCCGCACCGCCCGACAGCGGCGTCGTCTCGCTCGCCGATGCGCGGGGCCTGGCCTGGATCATGGAGCCCGAGGGCACGGCGGCACGGGCATGGGCCGTCCAACAATGCCGGGCGGCCGGTTTCGAGCCCGACATCCGCCACGAGGCGACCGACCTGTCGGCGCACGTGCGGCTCGTCGCGGCCGGGCATGCCGTGAGTCTCCTCCCCGGGCTCGCCCTCGCCGGCGACGACGCGTCAGCACGGCTCGTCGATCTGCCGGGCTCGCCGCATCGCGAGATCTTCACGGCGACGCGCGTCTCGGCCAGGGCCGCGCCCGGTGTGCGCGCAGCGAGGGAGGCGCTCTCCGTGGCATTCGCGACGGTCGCCGACGCCGGCTGA
- a CDS encoding D-alanyl-D-alanine carboxypeptidase family protein has translation MAIDDSPAPGTPDATSGAGDAAAPERGDIFARADAAAERRLRADARRSAEGGSRKSPRTGARRGGAEGPGAPAASASRGEPAAAAPLTALGWVDPAAVGTSSAAGALSTSRLVPVEPPLLPERTRGRGWVGPVIAVGALAFGYVVATAFWPLSNVQPSISDLTVETPIGEEFPVTWPADGTAALAAVDGPGGTIASNDDALPMASITKVITALMIIEREGLRLDEDGGSYAFTYADSQEYWAYLVADESALDVPVDGTLTLRQMLEGVMLGSANNYVDRLVAELWGSQDAWLVDAQAWLEANGLADITVTDPSGIGPTNVATARALIALADRALQDPVLAEIMAEKSVTLPGAGLVENSNPLIDDAGVVGLKTGSLWSTGVQYWNLLAAKDVTVGQTTVRLYSAVVGQPDEEGRETVSRELLASLEEGIQPATAVAADTAVAHIRTEWGAQSTIVTASDAEVLSWQGVAPATTPEYDVELGAGSGDEVGTLTVAGGLNETKVALALTDDVPPPSFWWRLTHPLDLLGLG, from the coding sequence GTGGCAATCGACGACTCCCCGGCGCCCGGGACCCCCGACGCGACGTCCGGGGCCGGTGACGCCGCGGCCCCCGAGCGCGGCGACATCTTCGCGCGCGCGGACGCCGCGGCGGAGCGCCGGCTGAGGGCGGATGCCCGCAGGTCGGCCGAGGGAGGGTCGCGCAAGAGCCCCCGGACGGGCGCCCGGCGCGGCGGCGCCGAGGGTCCCGGCGCCCCGGCCGCATCCGCCTCGAGGGGCGAGCCCGCCGCGGCGGCGCCCCTGACGGCGCTCGGATGGGTCGACCCCGCCGCCGTCGGCACGTCGAGTGCGGCGGGCGCGCTGTCGACGAGCCGCCTCGTCCCCGTCGAGCCTCCCCTTCTTCCCGAGCGCACGCGCGGCCGCGGATGGGTCGGCCCCGTCATCGCCGTCGGGGCCCTCGCCTTCGGCTACGTCGTGGCCACGGCGTTCTGGCCGCTCTCGAACGTCCAGCCGAGCATCTCGGACCTCACGGTCGAGACCCCGATCGGCGAGGAGTTCCCCGTCACCTGGCCCGCGGACGGCACCGCGGCCCTCGCGGCCGTGGACGGCCCCGGCGGGACGATCGCCTCGAACGACGACGCCCTGCCGATGGCGAGCATCACGAAGGTCATCACGGCGCTCATGATCATCGAGCGCGAGGGCCTCCGGCTCGACGAGGACGGGGGGTCGTACGCGTTCACCTACGCCGACAGCCAGGAGTACTGGGCATACCTCGTCGCCGACGAGTCGGCGCTCGACGTGCCCGTGGACGGGACGCTCACCCTCCGCCAGATGCTGGAGGGCGTCATGCTCGGCTCGGCGAACAACTACGTCGACCGCCTCGTCGCGGAGCTCTGGGGCTCGCAGGACGCCTGGCTGGTCGACGCCCAGGCATGGCTCGAGGCCAACGGTCTCGCCGACATCACGGTGACCGACCCGAGCGGGATCGGGCCGACCAACGTCGCGACGGCCCGCGCGCTCATCGCGCTCGCCGACCGCGCCCTGCAGGACCCCGTGCTCGCGGAGATCATGGCGGAGAAGTCCGTCACCCTCCCCGGCGCGGGCCTCGTCGAGAACTCGAACCCGCTCATCGACGACGCGGGCGTCGTCGGGCTCAAGACCGGCTCGCTCTGGTCGACGGGCGTGCAGTACTGGAACCTGCTCGCCGCGAAGGACGTCACCGTGGGCCAGACGACCGTGCGGCTGTACTCCGCCGTCGTCGGCCAGCCCGACGAGGAGGGCCGCGAGACCGTCAGCCGCGAGCTGCTCGCCTCGCTCGAGGAGGGCATCCAGCCCGCGACGGCCGTCGCGGCCGACACCGCCGTCGCCCACATCAGGACCGAGTGGGGCGCGCAGAGCACGATCGTCACCGCGTCCGACGCCGAGGTCCTCTCGTGGCAGGGCGTCGCGCCCGCGACGACGCCGGAGTACGACGTCGAGCTCGGCGCGGGCTCCGGCGACGAGGTGGGGACGCTCACCGTCGCCGGCGGGCTGAACGAGACGAAGGTCGCTCTCGCCCTGACCGACGACGTGCCGCCGCCCTCGTTCTGGTGGCGCCTGACGCACCCGCTGGATCTGCTCGGCCTCGGCTGA
- a CDS encoding ECF transporter S component, producing the protein MSASASGNRTAEARRYTWRVVDIVVASVIGVACAVIFLVWNIGYELPSSLLGPLLPGLGGLLAGPWLIAGVIGGLVVRKPGAAIYTELLAAVISALVGNRWGPLTIVSGLVQGLGAEIVLAIFLYRAFGPAVAALSGAAAGLAAGVNDSLVWYAAADGAFKAIYIVSTTVSGAVVAGLGGWAVVRALAATGALGRFAAGRDVARRV; encoded by the coding sequence ATGTCTGCATCCGCGTCCGGAAACAGGACCGCAGAAGCCCGCCGCTACACGTGGCGCGTCGTCGACATCGTCGTGGCGAGCGTGATCGGCGTCGCCTGCGCCGTGATCTTCCTCGTCTGGAACATCGGCTACGAGCTGCCGAGCTCGCTGCTCGGTCCGCTGCTCCCCGGCCTCGGCGGGCTGCTGGCGGGGCCGTGGCTCATCGCCGGGGTCATCGGCGGGCTCGTCGTGCGCAAGCCGGGCGCCGCGATCTACACCGAGCTGCTCGCCGCCGTGATCTCCGCCCTGGTCGGCAACCGGTGGGGTCCTCTCACGATCGTGTCCGGCCTCGTGCAGGGGCTGGGGGCCGAGATCGTCCTCGCGATCTTCCTCTACCGGGCGTTCGGGCCGGCCGTCGCCGCGCTCTCGGGGGCCGCCGCCGGACTCGCCGCCGGCGTCAACGACAGCCTCGTCTGGTACGCCGCCGCCGACGGCGCGTTCAAGGCGATCTACATCGTCTCCACGACGGTCTCCGGCGCGGTCGTCGCCGGACTGGGCGGATGGGCCGTCGTCCGCGCGCTGGCGGCGACGGGGGCGCTCGGCCGTTTCGCCGCGGGACGCGACGTCGCCCGCCGCGTCTGA